In Gordonia sp. SL306, the genomic window GGCCGCGGTCTTCTTGGCCGGGGTGGCCTTCTTCGCCGCGGTCTTCTTCGCCGGGGCCGCCGCGGCACCGCTGCCACGCTTCACCGCCGGACCGGACGAGGCGAGCTTCTGCTTGCCCGCGACGACTGCCTTGAACTGCGCTCCCGGCCGGAACGCGGGAACCGAAGTGGCACGCACCTTCACGGTCTCACCGGTGCGCGGGTTGCGGGCGACGCGTGGGGCGCGCCTCCGCTTCTCGAACACGCCGAAGCCGGTGATGGTGACACTCTCACCCTTGTTCACCGCGCGCACGATCGTGTCGACGACAAGCTCGACAGCGGCAGTCGCAGTCTTGCGATCCGCATCCAGCTTCTTGGTCAGCTCATCGATGAGCTCTGCCTTGTTCATTGAAAACCTCCGCAAGCTGATCTGACCCATCTGTAAAGTCAGCTATCTCCACACGGTAAACGTCCAATTCGAAAACGTCCATCTTCCACGCCAATTAACCAGGCATGTTGCGAAATCGAAAGCAGCAATCGCTTTCCGGGGAGGCGGTTCCCAGGCCGCGAATTTCAGCTGTCGAGGGTGACCGGCTTGAAGCGAGGACGCGAGGTCTCGAACTCAGAAATCGCTTCTACCTGGCGTAATGTCAGGCCGATGTCGTCCAGGCCCTCCATCAGACGCCATCTCGTGTAGTCATCAATTGCCAACGGCACCACAAGGTCTGCCGCGGTGATCGTCCGATCGGCAAGACTGACCGTCAGTTCCAGGCCCGGCTGCTCTTCGAGCCGTTTCCACAGCAGTTCGACGTCCGACTGCTCCACCTGGGCGGCGACCAGGCCCGCCTTGCCGGCGTTGCCGCGGAAGATGTCTGCGAACCGCGACGAGATCACGACCCGAAAGCCGAAGTCCGACAGAGCCCAGACCGCGTGCTCACGAGACGATCCGGTACCGAAATCGGGACCGGCTACCAGAATCGAGCCGCGGCTCCACGGCTCGTTGTTGAGGATGAAGTCCGGGTCGGCGCGCCACCCGGCGAAGAGACCGTCCTCAAAACCTGTGCGGGTCACCCGCTTCAGGTAGACGGCCGGGATGATCTGGTCGGTGTCGACATTGCTGCGGCGCAGCGGCACACCGATCCCGGTGTGAGTGATGATGGGGTCCATGGTCCGATTCCGATCTGAGGAGTGGGGCGGTCAGGCGAGATCCGTGGGAGCGGAGAGCGTGCCTCGAATGGCCGTGGCCGCGGCCACGGCCGGTGAGACCAGGTGAGTTCGACCACCCTTACCCTGCCGCCCTTCGAAGTTGCGATTCGATGTCGATGCGCATCGCTCCCCGGGGGAGAGCTGATCCGGGTTCATTCCCAGGCACATCGAGCAACCGGCCTGCCGCCAATCGGCGCCGGCGGCGGTGAAGATCTCACCGAGACCTTCGTCTTCGGCCTGTGCCCGCACGCGCATCGATCCCGGAACGATGAGCATCCGCATGCCGTCGGCGACCTTGCGACCCTTGAGGACATCGGCCACCGCACGCAGATCCTCGATGCGGCCGTTGGTGCACGACCCGACGAACACGGTGTCGACCTTCACGTCCCGCAAGGGCATTCCCGGCTTCAGGTCCATGTACTCGAGCGCGCGACGTGCCGCGCTCGCAGCGTTCTCATCGGCGATCTCGGCCGGATCCGGCACGCGCGCGGCCAGCGGCAGACCCTGCCCGGGGTTGGTCCCCCACGTGACGAACGGCGTCAATTGCGTGGCATCGATGTGGACTTCGGCGTCGAATTCGGCACCGGCGTCGGTCCGCAGACTGTCCCAGTACGCGACGGCGTAATCCCATTGCGAACCAGTCGGCGCGTTGGGCCTGCCCTTCAAGAACTCGTAGGTCACCTGGTCCGGCGCGATCATGCCGGCACGTGCGCCCGCCTCGATCGACATGTTGCAGATCGTCATTCGTGCTTCCATCGAGAGCTTCTCGATGGCCGATCCCCGGTACTCGAGGACGTAGCCCTGGCCACCACCGGTGCCGATCTCCGCGATGACAGCGAGGATCAGATCCTTGCTCGTCACCCCCGGCGGCAGTTCGCCGTCGACGGTGATCGCCATCGTGCGGAACGGGCGCAACGAAAGTGTCTGAGTGGCCAGCACGTGCTCGACCTCGGAGGTACCGATTCCCATTGCCAGGGCACCGAATGCGCCGTGCGTCGAGGTATGGCTGTCTCCGCACACCACGGTCATCCCGGGCTGCGTCAGTCCGAGCTGCGGACCGACGACGTGCACGATGCCCTGTTCCGCATCGCCCATCGGATGCAGACGGATGCCGAACTCTTCGCAGTTGCGGCGCAACGTCTCCACCTGGGTGCGCGAGACCTCGTCGGCGATCGGCTTGAAGATGTCGACCGTCGGAACGTTGTGGTCTTCGGTGGCGATGGTCAGGTCGGGCCGACGCACCGGTCGGTCCGCGAGACGGAGACCCTCGAATGCCTGCGGACTGGTCACCTCGTGGACGAGGTGGAGGTCGATGTAGATGAGGTCGGGATTGCGATTCCCGGACGCGTCTTCTTCGCCGCGCACGACGACGTGGTCATCCCACACCTTTTCGGCGAGAGTACGCGGTGTGTTTGGGCTGTAACTCATGGCTGTACTCGCATCTGTTCGGATCGTCACGGCACGCCCACCCGTTTCCGCGTCGACGTGCATCTCACTATTTGGAACGCTAGTATCGTCCTATGGGAAAGGATAACGCATCGGTGCCCAGCAGTGGAATCGGTGTCCTCGACAAATCGGTGATCGTTCTGCGGGCCATCGCCGAGGCGCCCCGCAACCTGACCGAATTGTGTGATCGCACCGGTCTTCCGCGGGCGACGGCGCACCGCCTCGCGGTCGGGCTCGAGACACACCGTCTGCTCGCGCGCAATGCCGCCGGACGCTGGTATCCCGGTCCCGCACTGAGCGAACTCGCGGCATCGGCGCACGATCCGGTTCACGAGGCCGCGTTGATGGTACTGCCGCGCCTGCGCGAGATCACCGGCGAATCGGTACAGCTCTACCGCCGTGAGGGTGCCGAACGTGTCTGTATCGCCGCCATGGAACCACTGACCGGTCTCCGCGACACCGTTCCGGTCGGCACCCGGTTCCCGATGAGTGCCGGCTCGGCCGCGAAGGTCCTGCTCGCGTGGGCCGAACCCGGTACCCAGCGGGCGCTGCTGCACGACAGCGTCTTCGGAGAACGCGCATTGCACGAGATCCGGCGCCGGGGGTGGGCGCAGAGCGCCGGGGAACGGGCGGCCGGAGTGGCGAGCGTCTCGGCGCCGGTGCGCGACGCGACCGGCGAGGTGGTCGCCGCGATCTCGGTGTCCGGGCCGATCGACCGGATGGGTCGTCGCCCCGGAGCACGATGGGCCGCCGATCTTCTCGCTGCGGCGGACGCGATCCACAAACGACTGCAGCCCACACGTGGCTGAACAGGGGGCCGTGGCCGTCCGCCCGCCGATCGCCTGCACGCCGTGGCAGCCGGTCGGTTAGCGTCAGACCATGGGAGTCAATCAGCGCAATCAGATCGTCATGTCCGAGACCGAGATCAGTGAATTCGTCACGAACGGGAGAACCGCGACGCTCGCGACCACCGGTTCGGACGGGAGCATTCATCTCGTCGCCATGTGGTACGGCGTGGTCGACGGCGAGATCTGGTTCGAGACCAAGGCCAAGTCCCAGAAGGCGGTCAACCTACGACGCAACAGTCGATGTTCGGTCCTGATCGAGGATGGCGACACCTACGACACATTGCGTGGCGTCTCCTTCGAAGGGACCGCGGAGATCCTCGACGATCCGGATTCCTGCATGAAGGTCGGGATCAGTGTGTGGGAGCGCTACACGGCCCCGTACACCGAGGAGTCACGTCCGTTCGTCGAGCAGATGATGAACAAACGAGTCGCGGTCCGCATCGTGCCGGGACGCATCCGGTCGTGGGACCACCGCAAACTCGGGCTGCCCGAGATGCCCGTCGCCGGGAGCACCGCGCCCGGGGCGTGACGCGCGAATCCGGAGGACCGGAGACTGCCGCCCCGACATTCTGACGCAAAGAGACCCCCTCTCCTGCTTCATTGCAGGTGAGGGGGTCTCTTTGTTCTTGTAGCCCCGACGGGATTCGAACCCGCGCTACCGCCTTGAGAGGGCGGCGTCCTAGGCCGCTAGACGACGGGGCCAGGAACTGAGTGTTCAGTTGTACGTGCTCACTGTGAATCTACGGGATACGGCCTCGATTCGAGGTCGGCCACCCGAGGACTCGCTGGGGTACCAGGACTCGAACCTAGAATGGCGGTACCAGAAACCGCTGTGTTGCCAATTACACCATACCCCAAGGTTTTCCCTTCCCGGCTGGCCGGACTCGCCGCCCGGCCGGTCCGAAAAGGACCGAGGAGAAGAGTACCGAGGGGCACCCTCGGATCACAAATCGCCAGGTCAGGGCACTAGCTCGGCACGGTTTCGCGAGCGGCGGCGAGGCGCGCAAGGCTCTTGTCGCGGCCGAGCAGCTCCATCGATTCGAAGAGCGGCGGGCTCACCTGGGAGCCGGTCACGGCAACACGGACGGGACCGAACGCCTTGCGCGGTTTGAGTCCGAGCGTGTCGACCAGCGCCTTCTTCAGGGCTTCCTCGATCTGCGGCCCCGTCCATGCCGGGAGCCCGTCCAGCGCGGCGACCGCGGCATCGAGGACCTCACCGGCGTCGGCGCCGAGATTCTTGGCCGCCGATTTCTCGTCGATGACGAAGTCGGCGTCGGAGACATACAGGAACGACATCAGCGCCCAGGCGTCCCCGAGGACCTGGATGCGTGTCTGCACCAACTCGGCGAGCGCGGTGAACGACGCGTCATCGATCGGCTCGCCCAGCTTGCCGTGCACGATGAGGTAGTCCTTCAAGCGGGCAGCGAAGTCGCCGAGCTCCAGAGCACGGATGTGTTCGGCATTGATCGCGTCGGCCTTCTTCTGGTCGAACCGGGCGGGGTTCGAATTGACCTGACGCACATCGAAAGCCGCGATCATCTCGTCGAGCGAGAAGACGTCGGTCTCATGGGAATAGCCCCAGCCGAGGAGGGCGAGATAGTTCAGCAGCCCCTCGGGGATGAATCCGCGGTCACGATGGTGGAACAGGTTCGACTCCGGATCACGCTTGGACAGTTTCTTGTTGCCCTCCCCCATCACGAACGGCAGATGCCCGAACTCCGGGACACGGTCGGCGATCCCGATCCGGGTCAACGCCTCGTAGAGCGCGATCTGCCGGGGCGTCGAGGAGAGCAGATCCTCGCCCCGCAACACGTGGGTGATCTTCATCATCGCGTCGTCGACCGGATTGACCAGCGTGTACAGCGGATCGCCGGTCGCCCGGGTGAGAGCGAAGTCGGGGACCGTGCCGGCCTTGATCGTCGTGGTGCCACGGACCAAGTCGTCCCACACCAGGTCGTGATCCGGCATCCGCAGGCGGACAACGGGTTTGCGCCCTTCGTCGGCCAAGGCGGCGCGCTGCTCGTCGGTCAGGTCGCGGTCGAAGTTGTCATAGCCGAGTTTGGGATCGCGGCCCGCCGCACGGTGGCGCGCCTCGACCTCTTCGGGTGTCGAGTAGGCCTCGTAGGCCTCTCCCGCGGCCAGCAGTTGCGCGACCACGTCGAGGTGGGTCGCGCGGCGCTCCGACTGCCGGTACGGGCCATAGGGCCCGCCGACCTCGGGGCCCTCGTCCCACTCGAGCCCGAGCCACCGCAGCGCGTCGAGGATCGCGGCGTAGGACTCCTCACTGTCGCGCGCGGCGTCGGTGTCCTCGATCCGGAACACGAACGTGCCGCCGTCGTGACGGGCCTGGGCGAAGTTGAACAATGCCGTCCGGGCGAGACCGACATGCGGAGTTCCGGTCGGGGACGGGCAGAAACGGACGCGCACATCGGAGCCACTCATGGAGGTCAGCGTATCGAATCGAGCGCCGCCGTCGGTTCCCCGTCCGATCTACGACCGCCGCTCAGGGCTGTGCGGCCAGGAAGTCCACGAGAAGTCGGTTCACCTCGGCAGGCTGTTCGAGGTAGCCGAAGTGTCCCGCCTTGGCCACCTCTTCGTACCGGGCACCGGGGATCGCCTCGGCGACCTCGCGCGCGAGCTTCGGCGGCAGGGTGCGATCGTCGGCGAAACCGATGACCATCGCCGGCCGCGTGATAGCCCGGTAGGCGCCCAGCCGGTCGGCCTCACGGTCGTGCAGGGCGAGCTGTGCACGCACTCCCGGCGTGACCGTCTGCGGCGAGAAGCCGATGACGTCGAGCCAGTCCTTCGCCGTGCGGTCGTCGTCGAGGGTGTGCGGCGACAGATTCAGGTGGGCGGTGATCGCAGCCTCGTAGTCCGGCGGCAGGGTGATCTTGCTGTCGTACAGGGCACGCTCCCCCGCCGAGATGGCCTGCTGCAACGGGGTGTTGCGGCCGTACGTGGCGATCATCACAGCCGCCTTCACGACATCCGGCCGCGCCAGCGCCAGTTCCTGGGTGATCCGGGCCCCCAGCGAAGTCCCGACCACGAACGCCGGCCCACTGGCGAGATGCTCGATGAGCGCCGCGGTGTCGGCAACCATGTCGTCGTGGGAGAAACCGTCCGCGCACTCCGAAGAGGGTGCGATTCCCCGATTGTCGAAGGTCACCACCCGAAAGCCCGCCTTGGTGAGCGCCGGTTGCTGGTGGGCCTGCCACACGCGCCCCGGACTACCGGTACCCATCACGAGCACCACGAGCGGACCTGAACCGAACTCCTCGTAGGCGATCTCTATCCCGTTGACCTGCGCGACCTTCGGGCCCCTCACGGCTTGTCCACCACCGGATTGACGAGTGTCCCGATTCCTTCCACGGTCACCGAGACCCGTTGTCCGGCCGTCATCGGGCCCACGCCCTCGGGCGTTCCGGTCAGGATGACGTCACCGGGCAGCAGCGTCATGACGCGCGAGATCCACTCGACGATCGCACCGACGTCGTGCAGCATCAACGAGGTTCTCGACCGCTGGGTCACCTCGCCGTCGAGCTCGGTGACCAATTCGGCGTCAGCGGGGTCGAACTCGGTCTCGATCCAGGGACCGAGCGGGCAGAACGTGTCGTAGCCCTTGCCGCGGGTCCACTGTCCGTCGGCCTTCTGCTGATCGCGGGCCGTCACGTCGTTGGCGACGGTGTAACCGAGGATGACGTCCTTCGCCTTGGCGGCGCTCACGTCCTTGCACGGCTGGCCGATCACGACCGCGAGTTCACCCTCGAAATCGACGCGCTCCGAACTCGGCGGGCGCACGATGGGCACCTCCGGACCGATGATCGACGTGTTGGGCTTCAGGAAGATCACCGGATCCGCAGGCGCCTCCCCACCCATCTCGGCGACATGAGCGGCGTAGTTCTTCCCGATGCAGATGACCTTCGACGCGAGAATGGGCGCGAGCAATCGCACATCGGCAAGTGCCCACGACCGCCCGGTGAACGTCGGGGTACCGAACGGATGCTCCGCGATCTCGCGTGCCCGCTGCCCACCGTCGACGTCTTCGATGGAGACAAACGCGACCCCGTCTGGGCTGGCAACTCGTCCTAAACGCATGGCACGACATTATCGCACCGGCTTTCCCACAACTCGGGACACCGGTTTGACGTGAACTTCTCGCGTTCTAGAATATGGACGTTGCGTACCACTATATGAGATGAGGTGATCGTGTGGGCGGCGTCGGGACAACCCGGTCGACGGTCGGATCGGCGGCGGTGACGATGTCACCGCGGCGCCGATGGGCGATGTTGTGTTGCGCATTGGTCGCAGCCATGACCACGACCTGCGCGGTCAGCGGTGTGGCCTATCTCATCCCGGCGCTCCACACCGACCACGGGCTGTCCCTCACGCAGGCATCCGTCCTGGCCACCATTCCGACCGTGGGCCTGATGCTGCTGATCATCCCGTGGGGTGCGCTGCTCGATCGGTTCGGCGAACGCCGGGTGCTGATCATCTCCCTGTGCATCACGCTGGCGGGCACGGCTGCCACCGCCGTGATCTCGGCCCTCGACGCGCCCTATTGGGTGCTGGCGACCGGTCTGTTCGTCGGCGGCCTGGGCGCGGGCGCGGCCAACGGCGCGAGTGGCCGGATCGTCGTCGGCTGGTTCCCGGCCCACCAGCGCGGAACCGCGATGGGCGTCCGCCAGATGGCGCAGCCCCTTGGCATCGGCGTCTGTGCGCTCACCATGCCGTTCACCGCCCAGTCCTACGGTGTCACAGCCGCACTCCTGATCCCGGTCGCCGTGACTGCCCTGGGTCTGGTCGCGTGCGTCGTCGGGATCGTCGACCCTCCGTTGGCCGGAACCCAGCCGTCGGGAGCCCCGGCCCGGACCGACAACCCTTACCGCGCGGGCAGTTTCCTGGCTCGCGTACACGGAGTCAGTGTGCTGCTGGTGATCCCGCAGTCGATGATGTGGACCTTCGTGCCCACCTGGCTGATCGTCGCGCACCACTGGTCACCCGGCGCCGCAGGCGCACTGGTGACCGCCACGCAGGTGGTGGGAGCATTGGGACGGATCGCCGCCGGCCGGGTCTCGGACAGGTGGGGCTCGCGGATGCGACCCATCCGCGTGATCGCGGTCGCCGCGGCGCTGTCGATGGCGGTACTGGCGTTGACCGACTGGCTGCACAGTCCGGTCGCACCGGTCGTGATGGCGATCGCGACCATCGCCTCGGTCGCCGACAACGGCTTGGCGTTCACCGCGATCGCCGAGTTCGCGGGTCCTGGCTGGAGCGGCCGCGGTCTGGCGGTGCAGAACACGGCTCAGTATCTCGCGACGGCCGCCACCACACCGGTGCTGGGTGCACTGATAGGTGCCGCCGGGTTCCCCCTCGCGTTCGCCCTCACTGCCCTGACCCCCCTGGTCGCCGTTCCACTGGTCCCTCGCGATCCAGGAGCCGATTGACCACGCCTGCGGCGGTCGACGCGTCATCGACCACCACGATGTCGCGTCGCCCGTCCTGCCGCACCACCAGGAGGGCGGACCCGGATTTCAACACGAATCCCTTGGCTCCCTTGAGATCTCCGTGAACTGCGATGCGGTGGCCGAAGCCCCCGAAGTCCCGCAGAGCCCGCACGCCGACCACCTCGGCGTGGTCGATCTCCGGCATCGCGACGTGCGTGCGCGGCCACCCCAGCCGCCCGCGCACGCTGACCCCGGTCCGATCCACGGTGACCCGAGTGCCCCACATTGCGATGACCGACACCACGACGATCAGCAGGACCGCCGCGCCGACCCACGAGCGCAGCACCAGGGCCAGGCTCGCGAGGATCACCACGGACCCGCCGAGGATCAGTGACGCCCCAGGCGACGATGAGACGACCCGGGTCCAGACGATCCGCTCCTCCGCCCCGATCGCGACGTGTGGGCGGTCCCCGATGTCGCCGACGGGCGGCGTCACGGCCCACGATGGCACGAGCGCGGCGACGCCGATACCACCCACGAGGCCGATCGCCATCGACAACGCGATCTGCCACTGCGGTGTCGGTACCGTATCGGCATTGGCCACACCTCGCTGACAAGCCATGGTCGACACGATCACAGCCACGGTCGAGATGACAACGCCGGCAACGATTCCGACACTTGTCCGGATGATCGTGGCATCGGTGGCCCGGATACTCAGGGCCACGCCGACCAATGCACCGACCATCCCCACCACGATCGGCGCGACGATCACGAACGTCAGACCGGAGAAGCCGTCGGCGCCGTGCGACGACCAGTGCGTGGCAACCGGATCGGGCAGGACCGTCCGCCACGACGCGACCAGGGCGGCGCCGATCGCCGCCGCAAGCGCCGACGGTGCAATCGCCAGCGCGCACACCACCCGGCGATCCCGGGCGGTCATGCCGACCACGCCCTCGCTCCGACCATCCTGCGAATCCCTCACGTCTGCCACCTCTCTCGGATCTCGACCGCCAGCACGTCGGGCCTGATGTCCAACCGCCGCGCCACATCCACGAGCCGATCCATCGCCTCGACGAACTCCGAGCGATCGGGAGCCGCCGCCGTGACGACTGCGCCCCGGCCGCGACGGAGTTCGACGACCCCTTCGTCACGAAGCATCTGATACGCGCGCAGCACGGTGTGCAGATTGATGTCGAGGCTCCGGGACAGTTCACGGGCGGGCGGCAGACGTTCACCGGCTTCCACCTCGCCGCGGACGATGGCCCCACGGACCGACGACGCCACCTGTTCGAAGATCGGGGCGCGTGAGGCCTGGTCGATACGGATCAACACACGAAGATCATATAGTTCTATCTCAACTAGAACAATAAGGAGCCGTCGAACGAACGACCCCCACCCGGACACGTCCGGGCGGGGGTCGTCGCAGGTGTTGGGCCCTAGAGGCGCTCGCGGATCCGGCGGCCGATTTCCGAGGTCTTCAAGTCGCCCGACCCGCGCTCGGCAAGGTCGTCGATGACGGCCTTCTCCACGCGCGCCGCGGCATCCGTCTCGCCGAGGTGGGCGAGCAACAACGCTGCGGACAGGATCGCGGCGGTCGGATCCGCCTTACCCTGTCCCGCGATGTCCGGCGCACTACCGTGCACGGGCTCGAACATCGAGGGATTCGCCCCCGTCGCATCGATGTTGCCCGAAGCCGCCAGGCCGATACCACCGGTGACGGCGGCCGCGATGTCGGTGATGATGTCGCCGAAGAGATTGTCGGTGACGATGACGTCGAACCGGCCCGGATCGGTGACCAGATAGATGGTTGCCGCATCCACGTGGCAGTAGTCGGTGCTGACATCCGGATACTCGGCGCCGATCTCGGCGACCGTCCGACTCCACATCGAGCCCGCGAAGGTCAGCACGTTCGTCTTGTGCACCAGCGTCAGCTTCTTCCGACGCGCCCGTGCACGCTCGAAGGCGTTGCGCACCACGCGCTCCACACCGAACCGGGTGTTCACGCTCACCTCGGTGGCCACCTCGTGCGGGGTCCCGACGCGGATGGCGCCACCGTTTCCGGTGTAAGGACCCTCGGTTCCCTCACGGACGACCACGAAATCGATGTCGGGGTCCCCGGCCAGCGGCGAGGTGACACCCGGTAGACGGCGCGAGGGGCGAAGGTTGACGTGGTGATCGAGCGCGAAGCGCATGTTCAGCAACAATCCCCGCTCGAGCACCCCCGACGGGACCGACGGATCCCCGATCGCGCCCAGCAAGATCGCATCGTGCCTGCGGAGCGATTCCAGGTCGTCCTCGGTGAGCAGTTCACCGTTCCGGTGGTAGCGGCGCGCACCGAGGTCGAACTCGGTGGTCGAGACGTCGGTGACAACGGATTCGAGTACGCCGACGGCCTCCTCGATGACCTCGGGACCGATACCGTCGCCGGCGATGACGGCGAGTTTCATGACAAGTCCACCTGTTCGATGAGAGTTGCGCCCACGGCTTCACCGATGGAGGCGATGAGGTCGTCGTCGAGCGGACCGCTGACACGCAGCATCACCGTCGCCCCGCCGCCTTCGGCATCCTGGGACAGACCTGCGGCCCGGATGTCGATGCCCGCGTTACCGAGCAGCGTGCCGATCTTGCCAAGCGAACCGGGCTCGTCGGCATAACTCACGACGAGATTCAGTCCCTCGGCGCGAAGATCGAAGTTGCGGCCGTTGATGTTGACGATCTTCTCGACGAGGCGGGGCTCGGTCAGGCTGCCGGAGACGTTGTGCACCGACCCGTCGGCGAAAACGGCCTTCACGTCGACCACGCTGCGGTGGTTGGGACTCTCCGAAGCCGTGGTCACCTCGCTGGTCACGCCACGATCGGCGGCGACAGTCGGCGCGTTCACGAAGGTGACCGGCTCGTCGAGCACGGCCGAGAACAGCCCGCGCAGCGCCGACAGCCCGAGAACGTCGACATTGTTGGCCGCCAGTTCACCGCGGACATCGACGACGATCGAGGTCGGCGGCTCCTTGCTGATGGCGCCCACGAGGACGCCTGCCTTACGCGCGACCTCGAGCCATGGCGCGACCTCCTCGTCGACCGTGCCGCCGGTGATGTTGACGGCATCGGGCACGAAGTGTCCGGCGAGAGCCAGACGCACGCTCTTCGCGACGTCGGTGCCTGCGCGGTCTTGTGCCTCACTGGTCGAGGCGCCGAGATGCGGGGTCACCACGACCTGCGGGAGTTCGAAGAGCGGCGAGTCGGTGCACGGCTCGGTCGCATAGACGTCGAGCCCGGCGCCCCGCACATGACCGGACGTGATCGCATCGGCGAGTGCCTGCTCGTCGATCAGCCCGCCGCGGGCCGCGTTCACGATGACAACGCCCTTCTTGGTGCGCGCGAGCTGATCCGTACCGATGAGGCCGAGGGTCTCCGGCGTCTTGGGAAGGTGCACGGTGATGAAATCGGCGCGCTCGAGCAGCTCGTCGAGACTCACCAGCTCGATACCCAACTGGGCTGCTCGCGCCGGTGACACATAGGGATCATAGGCAATGATCGACGTCTCGAAGGCGGCCATCCGGGCGGCGACCAGCTGGCCGATGCGGCCGAGTCCCACCACGCCGACGGTCTTGTCGAAGATCTCCAC contains:
- a CDS encoding HU family DNA-binding protein; the encoded protein is MNKAELIDELTKKLDADRKTATAAVELVVDTIVRAVNKGESVTITGFGVFEKRRRAPRVARNPRTGETVKVRATSVPAFRPGAQFKAVVAGKQKLASSGPAVKRGSGAAAAPAKKTAAKKATPAKKTAAKKATPAKKAAPAKKAAPAKKTAAKKAPAKKAAPAKKTAAKKAPAKKAPAKKAPAKKTAAKKAPAKKATRR
- the leuD gene encoding 3-isopropylmalate dehydratase small subunit, whose protein sequence is MDPIITHTGIGVPLRRSNVDTDQIIPAVYLKRVTRTGFEDGLFAGWRADPDFILNNEPWSRGSILVAGPDFGTGSSREHAVWALSDFGFRVVISSRFADIFRGNAGKAGLVAAQVEQSDVELLWKRLEEQPGLELTVSLADRTITAADLVVPLAIDDYTRWRLMEGLDDIGLTLRQVEAISEFETSRPRFKPVTLDS
- the leuC gene encoding 3-isopropylmalate dehydratase large subunit gives rise to the protein MSYSPNTPRTLAEKVWDDHVVVRGEEDASGNRNPDLIYIDLHLVHEVTSPQAFEGLRLADRPVRRPDLTIATEDHNVPTVDIFKPIADEVSRTQVETLRRNCEEFGIRLHPMGDAEQGIVHVVGPQLGLTQPGMTVVCGDSHTSTHGAFGALAMGIGTSEVEHVLATQTLSLRPFRTMAITVDGELPPGVTSKDLILAVIAEIGTGGGQGYVLEYRGSAIEKLSMEARMTICNMSIEAGARAGMIAPDQVTYEFLKGRPNAPTGSQWDYAVAYWDSLRTDAGAEFDAEVHIDATQLTPFVTWGTNPGQGLPLAARVPDPAEIADENAASAARRALEYMDLKPGMPLRDVKVDTVFVGSCTNGRIEDLRAVADVLKGRKVADGMRMLIVPGSMRVRAQAEDEGLGEIFTAAGADWRQAGCSMCLGMNPDQLSPGERCASTSNRNFEGRQGKGGRTHLVSPAVAAATAIRGTLSAPTDLA
- a CDS encoding IclR family transcriptional regulator translates to MGKDNASVPSSGIGVLDKSVIVLRAIAEAPRNLTELCDRTGLPRATAHRLAVGLETHRLLARNAAGRWYPGPALSELAASAHDPVHEAALMVLPRLREITGESVQLYRREGAERVCIAAMEPLTGLRDTVPVGTRFPMSAGSAAKVLLAWAEPGTQRALLHDSVFGERALHEIRRRGWAQSAGERAAGVASVSAPVRDATGEVVAAISVSGPIDRMGRRPGARWAADLLAAADAIHKRLQPTRG
- a CDS encoding PPOX class F420-dependent oxidoreductase; amino-acid sequence: MGVNQRNQIVMSETEISEFVTNGRTATLATTGSDGSIHLVAMWYGVVDGEIWFETKAKSQKAVNLRRNSRCSVLIEDGDTYDTLRGVSFEGTAEILDDPDSCMKVGISVWERYTAPYTEESRPFVEQMMNKRVAVRIVPGRIRSWDHRKLGLPEMPVAGSTAPGA
- the gltX gene encoding glutamate--tRNA ligase; amino-acid sequence: MSGSDVRVRFCPSPTGTPHVGLARTALFNFAQARHDGGTFVFRIEDTDAARDSEESYAAILDALRWLGLEWDEGPEVGGPYGPYRQSERRATHLDVVAQLLAAGEAYEAYSTPEEVEARHRAAGRDPKLGYDNFDRDLTDEQRAALADEGRKPVVRLRMPDHDLVWDDLVRGTTTIKAGTVPDFALTRATGDPLYTLVNPVDDAMMKITHVLRGEDLLSSTPRQIALYEALTRIGIADRVPEFGHLPFVMGEGNKKLSKRDPESNLFHHRDRGFIPEGLLNYLALLGWGYSHETDVFSLDEMIAAFDVRQVNSNPARFDQKKADAINAEHIRALELGDFAARLKDYLIVHGKLGEPIDDASFTALAELVQTRIQVLGDAWALMSFLYVSDADFVIDEKSAAKNLGADAGEVLDAAVAALDGLPAWTGPQIEEALKKALVDTLGLKPRKAFGPVRVAVTGSQVSPPLFESMELLGRDKSLARLAAARETVPS
- a CDS encoding alpha/beta fold hydrolase, with translation MRGPKVAQVNGIEIAYEEFGSGPLVVLVMGTGSPGRVWQAHQQPALTKAGFRVVTFDNRGIAPSSECADGFSHDDMVADTAALIEHLASGPAFVVGTSLGARITQELALARPDVVKAAVMIATYGRNTPLQQAISAGERALYDSKITLPPDYEAAITAHLNLSPHTLDDDRTAKDWLDVIGFSPQTVTPGVRAQLALHDREADRLGAYRAITRPAMVIGFADDRTLPPKLAREVAEAIPGARYEEVAKAGHFGYLEQPAEVNRLLVDFLAAQP
- a CDS encoding fumarylacetoacetate hydrolase family protein, producing the protein MRLGRVASPDGVAFVSIEDVDGGQRAREIAEHPFGTPTFTGRSWALADVRLLAPILASKVICIGKNYAAHVAEMGGEAPADPVIFLKPNTSIIGPEVPIVRPPSSERVDFEGELAVVIGQPCKDVSAAKAKDVILGYTVANDVTARDQQKADGQWTRGKGYDTFCPLGPWIETEFDPADAELVTELDGEVTQRSRTSLMLHDVGAIVEWISRVMTLLPGDVILTGTPEGVGPMTAGQRVSVTVEGIGTLVNPVVDKP
- a CDS encoding MFS transporter, with the translated sequence MTTTCAVSGVAYLIPALHTDHGLSLTQASVLATIPTVGLMLLIIPWGALLDRFGERRVLIISLCITLAGTAATAVISALDAPYWVLATGLFVGGLGAGAANGASGRIVVGWFPAHQRGTAMGVRQMAQPLGIGVCALTMPFTAQSYGVTAALLIPVAVTALGLVACVVGIVDPPLAGTQPSGAPARTDNPYRAGSFLARVHGVSVLLVIPQSMMWTFVPTWLIVAHHWSPGAAGALVTATQVVGALGRIAAGRVSDRWGSRMRPIRVIAVAAALSMAVLALTDWLHSPVAPVVMAIATIASVADNGLAFTAIAEFAGPGWSGRGLAVQNTAQYLATAATTPVLGALIGAAGFPLAFALTALTPLVAVPLVPRDPGAD
- a CDS encoding GntR family transcriptional regulator — encoded protein: MLIRIDQASRAPIFEQVASSVRGAIVRGEVEAGERLPPARELSRSLDINLHTVLRAYQMLRDEGVVELRRGRGAVVTAAAPDRSEFVEAMDRLVDVARRLDIRPDVLAVEIRERWQT